One Hippopotamus amphibius kiboko isolate mHipAmp2 chromosome 12, mHipAmp2.hap2, whole genome shotgun sequence genomic window, AGGACCCACAACCATTAGGGCTGTGCCTGGAATTCAGATCCTGCTCTGGCTCACAACTCATCTCCAAGCCCACTTCAGAGGCAGGAGCTGTGTAACCTGTGCTTTCACAGTCTCGATGCCTGCCTGTGGTCTGGGGACTCTCAGGCTGCACACCAGAGCTACCTGTGCCTTGAGGCCCCGGGGGGGACCATCCAAAGTACTTCCttgctggcctccctgcctccagattttctttgcttttgtctctgttgTCAAAAGGATTCTTTCTAGGAAATTCATCTGATTTTGTCGCTCTCCTGATTAAATACCTTCCTTGGGTCCTCACTGCCCAGAATTGGGCATTCAAGACCTTTCTGTGATGGGGCCAGCTTCAATTCCTGTGACTGCCACTCAAGGATTTTCTCTTCAGCTCTCACCATCCACCCCTGCCCCTTATGCTGTCTTGGTCCATGGTTCCCCTCCACCTCGTCCCCATCACTAGGCTCATCTCTGTGATGAACTCCTTCTCACCTTGCAAAGCCCAGTTAATGCCCCAGCATTGAAAACCTTCGCATAAGCTCTGTCTCACTATTTCTTAATGattataataatagtagctatATAATAGTTGCCATTGACACTtctcatgtgccaggcactgtgcctggTGTTTATAGGCCTAAAATCATCCTATTCTTACACATCCCtcttattatccctattttacagatgaggaaactgaggtctagagaaGTGATATAActagccaaggtcacacaacatTAAGATAGGGCAGGGGTTCAAACTAAGTTCTGACTGGCTTCACAAAGTGTCATTCTTAAGAAGGGGTGGCACATATCATGTTcttgtaaaattatttcagtcaCGATCCCCTTCTCACTAATCCCCAAATGCACACATACCAGATGGAAAGCCTTAGGGATTGAGACAACATCTTATACACCTGTATGCCTGGTGGTAAGCCCAGCGCACAGGTCAGATGTGACAGTATTTTGTGGGTGGATGAATAGGTGAATGATGAATTCATGTGTGAAAGCACGAGTggagttttttttggggggggaggggtgcgcaAATGGCTGATGCATCAGGCATGAAACAGGGTGGGATCCTTTCTGGGCTAGAGGCATCAGCAGTCCACTGCCTCAGGTATATTTGGCTCTGGCTGGCCATGTTAGGAAGGATGCAGAGCACTCCTGGGCCTTGCTCAGGTGGATTTTTATAATTCACTCATTAGTTTGCTCTTAAAACACATAGATTTCACAGTGTGAGAGGGAAGAGTCTAGGGATTCCCCAATACCTGGGGTCTGGTATTAACTTCTTAACACACAGCCATTCACGTCTCCACCAAGTTAATTCATTATGAGGCATGGCCTATTCACTCAGTCAACAACATTTATTAAGAACCTCCTCTGTGCTTTACGTAAAAACAACTATGGGAAGTGACAGGATGGTGGGGGTGAAAAAAGGGCTTGGAGCTCACTGTTGAGCCACCATAAGTCTTCGGAAGACACTTAACGCCCTTGTCTGAATCTCTGGACTTGGGGTCTGGGCatgtgaaattttgaaaattccCTTAAATTATTCTTTGGGAGATAAAATCCCCAAACCCCTGTCAAATTTCTTAATTCCAGATAGCCCTCAAACGGTGAGGATCTCTGATCTAGGAAGCTTTCCCCTgtcttcccatttcacagatggggaaactgaggccaaaggaGGAAAAGTGACCTATGTTCATAAGTAGGTCCAAGGCAATGCTGGAATTAATAAGCAGGTTTTCTCTGACTTCTGGTGAGAGGGCTGTGGGAACATTGAAAGTGATGTTGGGTTGCCATGGGTGCTACAGTGAGCGGTGGCACACAGTAATTTGGGGCCGATAGGAGGGCAGGTGTTAGGAGCTGCAAAGACCTTGACAAAAGCTTTGGGGTTAGTCTGAACACCTTTGAAACCCCTTTCTGGAGTGCCATGGCCTCTTTCCTGGAGAAAAGTTTGAAGCAGGCTTGCCTGCCTACTCTACCATCTCAAATGCACCCTTCTGTACACTGTTCTTTTGTGTGCAAATCTCACACTGGCCCTCCTTCTCAAGGAAAGTAGAAAGGGATCTTATCTCCAGGGGATATGACAGAAAGAATGTCATTTTTGCTCTTGTAAGGCCTCCttgaatctctctttttttccttgtaggCTGAGGGGTGAAGAGGATGAGTAGAAACTTTGGCAGTGGAGGGCAGATCTCCCTGAGATGAGGGGTTGACTTGGCAGCTGTAGAAGCATTGTGACCTCAAAGCAGGGAAGACTGGGTGCCTGTCCTGGACCTTTCCTGGGATTGATACATAGGCCTGCTGGTGTAGCTTAAGCTCAATTCAGCTTCCGTTTGTACAGCAGAACAACTGATATTGGTGCAATGCATACGCATACTTCCATGACATTTTATCACAAGTGTAATGTAATCATCATTATAATCAAGACTACAGAGCTCTTCTATCACCATAAAGATCTCCCTCCTGCTACTCCTTTCTAGTGGTACAgactctcctctctgccctcaccctctGTCGCTATCcctaacccctgacaaccactgatctgtttcccatctctataattttgtcattttaagactgttgtataaatggaatcatatttgatcttttgagattggcttttttcactcaacattatgtttcATGAAAGTCACATGGATCAATAGATCATTCCTTTTAATTCTGGGGAGTTCTAGCCAGTGcattaaggcaagaaaaagaaacaaaaggcattcagattagaaaggaaggaataaagctGTATTTGCAGATGTCATAATGGTTTATGTAGAAAATacaaaggaatctacaaaaaaaatctagaactaaTAAGTTTAGCAAGATCACAGGATACaacataaacatacaaaaatcaattatatttctatatcctATCACTGAACATATGAACAccgaaattaaaaacacagtattGGGACTTctcaggtggtgcagtggctaagaatctgcctgccaacgcaggggacgtgggtttgatccttgctccaggaagatcccacatgctgcagagcaactaagcccttgtgccaacgattgagcctgtgctctagagcctgtgagccacaactattgtgcccatgtgctgcaactactgaaggccatgcacctagagctggtgctccgcaacaagagaagccactgcaatgaggagcccgcgaaccgcaatgaagagtagcccccgcttgccacaactagggaaagcccgtgtgcagcaatgaagacccaatgtagccaataaataaataaataaataaataaataaataaaatccaagttaaaaaaaaacacatcatttacaatcattcaaaaataaaatgcttaagtATATATCTAATAAAACATGTACAGAAATTGTAAGCTGAAAATTATAGAATTctgataaaaaaatcaaagaagatataaataaatgaagagacataCTGTGATTATGGATTGTAAGATTCAACTAAGAAAGGTGTCAATTCTCCTTAAATGGTTAGATACATTTAacacaatttctatcaaaatcccatTAAGGTTTTTTGTGCATATGGACTAGATTATTCTGTCTATATCTCATCTGCAGAGAAATCTGCAAAGGAATGAGAAAAgctaaaacaaagaacaaagttggaggaatcaTTCTGCCAAATTTCAAGACTTATATAGCTCTCCACCAGGACCACCAAGATTGTATGGTCCTGGTGGAGAGACAGATGCGtaggtcaatggaacaaaataggaAACTCAGAAATAGCCCTACACAAGTGCAACCAACTAATTTTTCACAAATGTGCAAAAGCAACTCAATGGAAGAAAGATatctttttcaacaaatgttgctggaGTAATTGGACATCtgtaggcaaaaaataaaaatagacacaatCTAAACCTCACaacttacacaaaaattaactcaaaatggatcatagatttaaatgtaaaatgtaaactcctagaagaaaacataggaaaaacattcAGACCAAGGGCTAGGTAAAAAGTTCTTAGAGATGAAGAGtgcaatccataaaagaaaaaagaaatcaataaattggacttaaaatttaaaaccttcACTCTGCGACACCCTATGAAAAGGATagatgaaaagacaaattacagactgggagaaatatttgctgacCACATATGTGACAAagaacttgtatctagaatatagaaACAACtctcaaaacaacagaaaaaagcaCACAATCCAATtagaagaaaaacatggaaagatatttcacTAAAGAGGATATacggatggcaaataagcacatgaaaagatgttcaacatcattagcaattaggaaaatgcaaattaagcccACAATGTGATTCCCTACATTCCTATTggaacaattaaaattaaaaatagtgacaatacaaaatgctggcaaggatgcagagaaacaatCTTTTACACATTGCTGGTGTGAATGTTAAATGGTACAATCACACTctagaaaatagtttggcagtttcttttaaaaaatctaaactaAATATACAATGACCATACTACGCAGCAAatgcactcttgggcatttattctggagaaatgaaaatttagttCCAAAAACCTGTAGACAAATGTTcgtagcagttttattttttaaggtattcattaaataaaaagactatttttaggccagttttaggttcacaatgAAATTGAGAAGAAGGCATAGAGATTTCACATATGCTTTCTGCCCCCActcatgcacagcctcccctattattaacatctcccaccagagtggtacatttattacaattgatgaatctacattgacacatcatctTCACcccaagtccatagtttacattgattcactcttggtgttgtacattctatgggtttggacaagtATATAATGACATGAATCCAACATTACAGTACCACATAGAGTATTTTCACCACTCCCcacatcctctgtgctctacccCCATCTCTTTTCCCATCCCAacctctggcaatcactgatctttttactgtatccctttccagaatgtcatagagttggaatcatacagtatgtagccttctcagtttggcttctttcacttagtaatatgcatttaagcttcctccatgtctgttcatatcttgatagctcatttctttttgagtgctgaataatattccattgtctggatgtatcatGGTTTATTTAACCtctcacctactgaagggcatcttggttgcctCCAAATTTTGgcatttatgaataaagctactataaatatctgtgtgcagatttttgtCTGGACATAAAATTTCAagtcctttgggtaaataccaaggaatgcaATTGTAGGTCAGAGTAtacttagttttgtaagaaaccactaaactgtctttcaaaatggctataccatttttttttttcattctcaccaTCAATGAGTGAGACTTCTTGTTGCTCCATTTCCTTGCCAGCGTTTAATGTTTTCAATGTTCCAGGTTTGGGTCATTTTAATAGGTGTGCcgtggtatctcattattgttttagccttttatgttttttttaagctctttattggaatgtagttgctttacactgctgtgccaatttttgctgtacagcaaagtgaatcagctgtatttatacatatatctccatatcccctacCGCCTAAGACTGCTTCCCACAtaccctatcccagccctctaagtcatcacccatcattgaattgatctccctgtgttatgcagcagctttccactagctatatattttacatttggtagtgtgtacgtcaatgctattctctcacttcatcccggcttcccctcccccgccccgtgtcatcaagtccattctctataccTGCAACTTTCTTCTTGCCTTTTATGTTTTTAGTATGCTCTCTGACTTGTCAGATCTGTTACTGACAAATAGAAATTAactatttgtattcttttttttttttggtcaggcaAACGTCACATCCTTGGATGCATGGGTAACTTGGGAATCTGTAGAGCTTCTTGCAAAAAGTCTGAACAGCCCTACCTGTATTGCAGAAATTATCAACCATGCTGCCTCCCTTCCTACGTAAGAATAGACATTTCTGGCAAAGAGGGAGATAATGACTGGAGCCAAGAGAACCGCTGGCCAAAAATACCTTGAGTGCTAGTGATCACCATCCTCAACCTGCTGCCTATACCCCTCATTAAACTTCATGCACCTGCCACCCTTGTGTGTCTTTCATCCATTGGAAATCATGGTGAGAGATTGAGTTTTGCATGGTGAAATATCTTTCTCATTCTGGATCTGACACCGTGAgagagaaagctggaaaaaacTGGAGGATAAGAAGAGTCTAGACAAGTCAGTGATAATGGGGGAGAGAATGTGCTTGAGTCCACTGAAGAAGTGTTGAAGGGTTTAGGCAGAGCCATGACTTAATCTGTGCTATGGTAGGCTCAGAGGGGAACCACAACTAATGGGAATGATGCATGGGGCAGTAGGTGGAGGTCTTGTAGAGAAATACATCTTAGTTCATTGAAAAAATTCCTAACCAGCTGTTGTAATGTAGAATAAGTTGTCTTGTCAAGGTATCAACTTGTGAGGCTGAAGATCTATTTGGTGATTATTATGAAAGaaattggaacattggatgctgctGTTCTTTCTGATGATTGTTAAGGTCTGTTACTTCTTAAAAATCCAGGAGGCTTGTGCCCTCAATTACAACCaacactatgatttttttttagaacttttattgagatacaattgacatacaataaactgcatatatttaaagtgtacaatttgatatattttttcttattagtaatgtatatatggcaatcccaatctctcaattcatccctccccaactcCCACAACCAACACTATCTTGTAAAggtaaaattctaattttagtttttatgtcTTACTTCTACTaatatcttatttctttctccatctttagCTGCCTTTTGTCAAAAGGAGAGTAGCTATGTTTGCCAattatctttctttgtttctctgcttCTCCTCAACTCCTTACAATTTGCTTTTGTGCTTATTGTTCTATTGAACTGACTCTGGCCAAGGCCACCAGTGGACCttgtttttaaaagcttcatGGATGTTGCTCAGTTTATATCCCACTCTACCTTTTGGTAGCATTTCCAACCATAGTTCTTTCCCTCCTTGAAAATCTTAACTTGGCTTctgtggctttcttttctttgttttcctcctaACTTTTGGTCTCCTCCTTCTCATTGATCTTTTGGAGTTCTTTTTCAGTCATTCGCCTCACTGCATTCCTCTGAAGTTTCTCTTCTGTTGTGAgaatcctgcccccacccccactccaccccataccacccccccccagcccccgccttcCCCAGACCATTCCTGGGGAAAGGCTGACAGTTCTATAGCCGTGATAACAAGTAAATACTTTGAAAGGTTTTAAATCTTTCTCATCAATCAGTGACAACTTGCTTCAGTGAACACACCTCTGAAAGTCAGATTATCCATGTTACTGTTGTGCTTTGAAAGTCAGTCAATCAACACTGGATTCACTTGCATGTACACACTTCTAAATTGTCATCAACTCATCCCCACATCTGTACTCAACACTACTCCCCCAAATGCTTCCCACAAGTGCTATATAAGTTTAGCGCTTTGCTCTGCTTATTGAGCCTATGCCTGACCAggatggttttattttatttaagaaagaaactAACACTTCAGCATTTTGGTTTCAGACATTAAGTAACAATTTCATCCTTTGACAATTATCTTCTTTTGTCCTTCCTTCTGTGTGGCCACATAACCTCTTGCAACTACAAGCTTAAGGTCTGGAGAAAACTGTTGGTTTTGGACCTCTGTTTCTGGCAGAATAAGAGTCTAAGAACATAGATTAACCCCCCcattgaaaatatgtaaaataacatttaaagtaTATACAAAACTTCTTAATCGTCCTGgatcttgcaaaaaaaaaaaaaaaagaaaagaaaagtacagaataTTAAGGCCGTGAAACAGGATGCTTTTCTGAAGGCAGTAACTAAAGTTGACTTTTGTCTTGAAAGCATTTGCTGAGTCAGGTGAACTTGACCTTTGGTTTCCATGACTTTGGCCAGTGTGCAAGTGGGCAGGGGAGAAGACACAGCACCTAGGGTCTGAAAAAGTGTGAATCTAAGAGGAGACTCCTATATACCCTTTTTCCTGAAAATGTTACATAAGCTGTGTAAAGATAAAACAGATACAACATTCCTTCTCCTTCACcagatgttttcaaagaaaattgcTTGGTCTTGAACCTTGATATTCAGTATATAGAAAAAATCTCCACAGAGAATTTACAGCCTCAAACTGGATCTCACATAGTCTCTCAGCCTGAATTCCCTGTTTATGgatggtttgaaaaaaaaaatcaagccgaTGATTTGCTTAAAGTTGTCCCAAACTAACAGTGCCAAAGATATCTGACAGAAGCAAATGAAAGGGCAGGCTTTTAGGTCAGGACTCAATGAATTTACTCAGGTGAAATTCAAGGAAAATGCAAAGATTAGAGCCCACACAAGGAAGTATGGCACCATGAATTTAGGCTGGTAGAAACCATAGACCAGAGATTCAGACTTTCAAAGACTTAAGGTATTGGAATTACtagcaataataattttaataataatttgaaaaaatgaattaatgagaTTTGAATTTTCCATCATCAATTGGGTATTATCTGACCCCTATGAAGAAGCACTCCAGTGTTAGGTGGAAATGGTATGTTCAGAACTGAGACTTACTAGGcatggaaaacagaaataaactgcaGAAGCTCAGATGCCTATGGTACTTGCTGAGATGCCTGTGGTACTTGCTTTATTGCCTTTCCTTTATCGCATACTAATGGTATCACTAATGGTATCAATTCctcacaaaggaggaaaaagcaaGGCTAGGTTTGTGGAATGGTTTACATAACATGGCAGCACCAGCCAGGAATGCTGCACGATAGCCTAATTTAGAGGTGGCCCTGAAATTAGACAATGAATAAGGGAATCTGTTTCATAGAAAAAGGGAGAATCTAAGGTATGGATCTATAGTAATTCATGGACAGTGATATAGGGTTGACTGGTGGGTAGTTCAGGGTCTCGGAAAGAGCAAAATTAGTAGATTTGTAACAATGAAGTATGTGGTAGAATTGTGTGGATGGACCTCTTTGAGAGGAGATGGGATGTGAATATATTTTTGTGCCATCAGAGGGAGACCAATAAAGCTTTCGGTAATAAGGTGGACAAAATGACCCATCTTTTCACCTACAATGATGGAGCCATCCCCATCCTTGGATGTCCATATGTCCTCAAGGCTTGGTTAAGGAAATGGGCCTATGAAGCCAGCTTTTCAACAACTTATATTCCAACCTTGAAGCAACAGGGGTAAAAAGGAGCCCTCATAGCTCACAGCTGGGCCATCCAGTTTCCTACAGTGAGTGATAACATGGGGAGTTAGGACCAAAGACAGTAGTAAAATGGATGCTTTCCTCTGAGGTGTCTGCTGTTATAAAGAAAGCATTTGGTGTCCTAGAAGCTACTCTCCTAAACACAAGAACTTGGAATTTTGATTGTGGCCATTTATGCTCCCATCAAGAGGCAGGACTAATACAAGGAATGCCCCTGGTATCCCAAAACACTTGTtgagaagacagaaggaaaaatggagagaTGTGTGTTGGAATACTTCAAGTAATTAAGGCTGTGTATAGGTAACCAGCAAACTAGAGacactaaaaatggattaaattttgtggaaataatttgaaatttcaaGAAAAGCACTGAGGAGTTTGTCATTGGAAATATTGGAAAATTTTGGACTTCTTTACACAGCCTTTTTATCTAGAATTACACATtgatggggggtgggagtgggtcaTTGTGCTATTTTCAGTGCATTAATCTATATGACAATCTGTCACTTTGAGGATGGGGAGAGTGACGACAAAGAGGAAGTCACGAGCTTTGAAGAACTTCTGGGA contains:
- the DEFB119 gene encoding beta-defensin 119 isoform X1 translates to MKFLYLFLAILLTMEPVVSGKRHILGCMGNLGICRASCKKSEQPYLYCRNYQPCCLPSYVRIDISGKEGDNDWSQENRWPKIP